One genomic region from Planifilum fimeticola encodes:
- a CDS encoding alpha/beta fold hydrolase: protein MVKGIRLLAIALLLFLCVLPGNADASEKQFDLVLVHGLTNKHRWSDGFLRALVNEWGSGNVYVIYTNESMQVSKRAIDGKTVTFIGKNDFTAGDDSVEDQARMMAEKIEVLQRDHGLSAQFNIIAHSMGGLVSRQYIYDHPNTVAGLVTLGTPHHGSPLATDFDWISFFIGAEAAMDNLRPEWVEDFNRRCPVEGSPLYDGGKMYTIRGDSDGKIWEWGAMGELFVGWHTLHKKHGTDSDGLVPHDSAVIDGAEHIADFPDYHHLDLVTREEVAKKAAEVLR, encoded by the coding sequence ATGGTGAAGGGAATTCGTCTGCTCGCCATCGCGTTGCTGCTGTTTTTGTGCGTCCTGCCGGGAAATGCCGATGCGTCGGAGAAGCAGTTCGATCTGGTTCTCGTCCACGGTCTGACCAACAAGCACCGTTGGAGCGACGGTTTCCTCCGGGCTCTGGTGAATGAATGGGGTTCCGGAAACGTCTACGTGATCTACACCAATGAATCCATGCAGGTAAGCAAGCGTGCCATAGACGGGAAAACCGTGACCTTTATCGGGAAAAACGATTTTACCGCCGGGGATGACAGCGTGGAGGACCAGGCGAGAATGATGGCGGAGAAGATTGAGGTGCTCCAGCGGGACCACGGCCTCAGCGCGCAGTTCAACATCATCGCCCACAGCATGGGAGGGCTCGTCTCGCGCCAGTACATCTACGACCATCCCAACACCGTCGCGGGGCTGGTCACCCTGGGCACGCCCCATCACGGGTCTCCCTTGGCCACGGATTTTGACTGGATCAGCTTCTTTATCGGAGCGGAGGCGGCGATGGACAATTTGCGCCCCGAATGGGTGGAGGATTTCAACCGGCGCTGTCCCGTGGAGGGGTCTCCCCTTTATGATGGCGGGAAGATGTACACGATCCGCGGGGATTCGGACGGGAAGATCTGGGAGTGGGGGGCTATGGGCGAACTCTTTGTGGGCTGGCACACCCTTCACAAAAAACACGGCACGGACAGCGACGGTCTGGTGCCCCATGATTCCGCGGTGATCGACGGCGCCGAGCACATCGCCGACTTCCCGGACTACCATCACCTGGATCTGGTGACCCGGGAGGAAGTGGCGAAAAAGGCGGCGGAAGTCTTGCGGTAA
- a CDS encoding glycine zipper family protein codes for MTFSQEIKDKMVQFAKEQSQYYLDEAEMTYLEKLRWKTGQTRSKIAAKLEKFKGRSETALEAQNDLLLYMSDYMKDLMEKGLSEEEAFERAKEELEYRSESERSADLHERFARYYEMRDPAEYEAIGLFYAGFLFFGVSIGALIGYLGGGGREMFLTDGWIDTAIGAAVGAVIGLGAGLISNAVIVLKKK; via the coding sequence GTGACCTTCAGTCAGGAAATCAAGGATAAAATGGTTCAATTTGCAAAGGAGCAGTCCCAGTATTACCTGGACGAAGCCGAGATGACCTACCTGGAGAAGCTGCGGTGGAAAACCGGGCAAACCCGGAGCAAGATCGCGGCGAAACTGGAAAAGTTTAAGGGACGCTCGGAAACAGCCCTGGAAGCGCAAAACGACCTGCTTCTCTACATGAGCGACTACATGAAGGATTTGATGGAAAAGGGCCTTTCCGAGGAGGAAGCCTTCGAGCGGGCAAAGGAAGAGCTGGAGTATCGCAGCGAAAGCGAAAGGTCTGCCGATTTGCACGAGCGGTTTGCGAGATACTATGAGATGCGGGACCCTGCCGAATATGAAGCGATCGGCCTGTTCTATGCCGGATTTCTGTTTTTCGGGGTTTCCATCGGCGCCCTGATCGGATATCTCGGCGGAGGAGGGCGGGAGATGTTTCTCACCGACGGTTGGATCGACACGGCCATCGGCGCCGCCGTCGGGGCTGTCATCGGATTGGGGGCGGGGCTGATCAGCAATGCCGTGATTGTGTTGAAGAAAAAATAA
- a CDS encoding PadR family transcriptional regulator gives MYKGVLEGVVLEIISRGETYGYEIAKKLHQMGFEGLAEQTVYALLLRLEKNRLVHITKKPSEMGPPRKFYRLNERGVEELAAFWARWDYLSGCIQNLRNSGRDDGDLQSGNQG, from the coding sequence ATGTACAAGGGCGTGTTGGAGGGCGTCGTGCTGGAGATCATCAGCCGCGGCGAAACCTACGGATATGAGATCGCCAAGAAGCTGCACCAGATGGGGTTTGAGGGGCTGGCGGAACAGACGGTGTACGCCCTGCTTTTGCGCCTTGAAAAGAACAGGTTGGTTCACATCACCAAAAAGCCGTCGGAGATGGGGCCGCCCAGGAAGTTTTACCGGCTCAACGAACGGGGGGTTGAGGAACTGGCCGCCTTTTGGGCCAGGTGGGACTATCTGAGCGGGTGCATTCAAAATTTGAGAAACAGCGGGAGGGATGACGGTGACCTTCAGTCAGGAAATCAAGGATAA